A section of the Stenotrophomonas sp. 364 genome encodes:
- a CDS encoding RIO1 family regulatory kinase/ATPase, with protein sequence MNTPVASCVGTDTAPAELLKRGERLLEPDVYRTCLNGQQAVVKDYTRYRGTPLSPVARLLVRREARILQRLSGWKHAPALLGTIGGLALGMEFIPGQTLSAAQSVGAEVFEQLQYALTRLHAAGITHNDLHGTNVMVSGGVPVLVDFTSAWRSPRWLPVHPVSRQLRRSDMKNLLKMRQRLTGLTPTPSQAALVADPRWVASLRVGWKRFYRWFKGHA encoded by the coding sequence ATGAATACTCCTGTTGCTTCGTGTGTCGGCACCGACACCGCCCCGGCCGAGCTGCTCAAGCGCGGCGAACGCCTGCTTGAACCGGACGTCTACCGCACCTGCCTCAACGGCCAGCAGGCCGTGGTCAAGGACTACACCCGTTACCGCGGCACGCCGCTGTCGCCAGTGGCGCGCCTGCTGGTGCGCCGCGAGGCCCGCATCCTGCAGCGCCTGAGTGGCTGGAAGCATGCCCCGGCCCTATTGGGCACCATCGGCGGGCTGGCGCTGGGCATGGAGTTCATTCCCGGCCAGACCCTGAGCGCGGCCCAGTCGGTCGGCGCGGAGGTGTTCGAGCAGCTGCAGTACGCCCTCACCCGCCTGCACGCGGCCGGCATCACCCACAACGACCTGCATGGCACCAACGTGATGGTCAGCGGCGGGGTGCCGGTGCTGGTGGACTTCACCTCGGCCTGGCGCAGCCCGCGCTGGCTGCCGGTGCACCCGGTTTCGCGCCAGCTGCGCCGCAGCGACATGAAGAACCTATTGAAGATGCGCCAGCGCCTGACCGGCCTGACGCCCACGCCGTCGCAGGCCGCACTGGTGGCCGACCCGCGCTGGGTGGCCAGCCTGCGCGTGGGCTGGAAGCGCTTCTACCGCTGGTTCAAGGGCCACGCATAA
- a CDS encoding P-II family nitrogen regulator — translation MKMVMAVLKPFKLDDVREALAERGVTGITVTEVKGFGRQKGHTELYRGAEYVVDFLPKVKIEVAVTDGQVEEVVEAIVKAAGTGKIGDGKVFVYDLGSVVRIRTGELDADAL, via the coding sequence ATGAAGATGGTCATGGCGGTGCTCAAGCCGTTCAAGCTCGACGACGTGCGCGAAGCACTGGCCGAGCGCGGCGTCACCGGGATCACGGTCACCGAGGTGAAAGGCTTCGGGCGCCAGAAGGGACATACCGAGCTGTACCGCGGCGCGGAGTACGTGGTGGACTTCCTGCCCAAGGTGAAGATCGAGGTGGCCGTCACCGATGGCCAGGTCGAGGAAGTGGTGGAGGCCATCGTGAAGGCCGCCGGCACCGGCAAGATCGGCGACGGCAAGGTGTTCGTGTACGACCTGGGCAGCGTGGTGCGCATCCGCACCGGTGAGCTGGACGCTGACGCGCTGTAA